The genomic window AGGTTTTTACAAGAAAGAGAATAAAGAGTTGCTGAGTTTGTATATACCAGAGGTAATCCTTCCCAAGAAGGGCAAGAAGAATAAGGCGGAACAGGAAGAGGAATCGGGTAAGACATTTAAGAAGCTAAGGCACAAGCACTCGGCGGTAGAATCGGATATCAATCGTTTGGAGCATCACGGCTTGGATAGGTGTCCGGACAAAGGGCTGCATGCCTTTAAAAGATATTGTGCAATGGGCGTGTTAGCTGCGAATTTGCACAAGCTGGGAAACGTGCTGCAGGAGAAGGCACGGAAGCAGTGCGAAAAGTTGCGAAAAGCCGCCTAAGCAAGCAAAAAACACGAAGAAAAACAGTCTGCCGGGAGGCAGGTACGCCCAGACAAGGCTAAAATAAAGGGGAAAACAAGGGAAATATGTAAAAGAACAGTATTTTTGCCAAAAACCCTAATCTCAAATCTTAAAATTATCTATTGGTAAATAGAAAATCGACCTCGCACTTTTACAAAAAGTGCGTTTTCGTTCAGACACTAACTATTTTAAAATTCATGTCAATAATTAAGTATGGTGTCCGTACGCAGTAACATTTGTTTATTCTTACGGGTTAAAGTCCCGTCCGGGGAATTATCCGTTCACCCCGGTAGTTCAAGGGAGCGGCGTCTGAGCAATCAGGGGTCGTAAGTTCCCAATTGGCAAAACCGCAGGCCGCAGCGCAAGCGAACCTACAAGTAGCCTCGTCAATACAAATTGAAGATGCCGACCCCGTGGACACGTGGGGAAGGCCGAAGATTGCAGACTCAGGCAACGGAAGGAGTCTGTAATATCTTCCGGGGTAGCAGGGGCGGTATGCAGTGGAAGATAAACAGACCAGTGCTGGAGACCCTATGCAGTAATGTTTGAGGGGCATAAACCGCTCTGTATAAGGAAACGAAATCACAGCGGGCTGTATAGGGAGTCGGAGGGGTTCATGATACCGTTTGAGGACAAGGGACAACAAAACCCTGTTCGAGGAAAGGAACCCTGCTTTGTTCATGCAACCGAAGAGTAGAGGAAAAGGGAGATTGCAGAAATGCTAACAACCCCGGAAAAGATCAGGATACTACAGAGGAAGCTATACCGAAAGGCCAAGCAAGAACCAACCTACCGCTTCTACGCCCTCTATGACAAGGTATTCCGGGCAGACATCCTCAGTCATGCTTACACCCTTGTCCGTGCCAACAAAGGGAGCGCCGGGATAGACGGCGTAACCTTCGAGGCCATCGAGGAAAGAGAAGGGGTATCCGCCTTTCTGGCGGAACTGCAAGAAGCACTCAGGAGCAAGACCTATCAAGCAAGCCCTGTAAAACGAGTAATGATACCCAAGACGGACGGAACGGAACGCCCGTTAGGCATTCCCACCATCCGTGACAGGGTAGCGCAGATGGCCGTAAAACTGGTCATAGAACCCATTTTTGAAGCCGATTTCTGCGAATGTTCATACGGGTTCAGGCCGAAGAAATCTGCCCACGATGCCGTAGATGACGTAGCATATACCCTCAACAAGGGATATACCGAAATCATAGACGCCGACCTGTCCAAATACTTTGACACCATCCCCCATGCCAAGCTTATGGCTGTGGTAGCAGAGCGCATCAGTGACGGTGAGATACTGCACCTGATAAAGACGTGGCTCAAGGCTCCGGTCATAGAAAAAGGCAGAGACGGAAAACAAAGGAACATCGGCGGAGGTAAAGGGAACCGGAAAGGCACACCTCAAGGAGGAGTAATCTCACCGTTACTAGCCAATCTCTACCTGCACCTCCTGGACAGGATATGGGAGAGACATCGACTGGAGAAGAAACTCGGAGCCAGATTAGTACGCTTTGCCGATGACTTTGTCGTACTGTGCAGGCAAGGAACTGAACAGCCAATGGCGATAACAAAGCGGGTGCTGGACAAACTGGGACTGACGTTAAACGAGGCAAAGAGCCGTGTAGTAGACGCCATGAAAGAGGGATTTACCTTTCTTGGGTTTGAACTTCAAAAGAGGAAGAATTGGCGCACGGGGAAGAGTTATCCCCATGTTCAGCCGTCGAAGAAATCTCTCAAGAAGATAAAAGACCACATTACGGCACTTACCAGCAGGAACAGGTCCCCTCTACCGTTTGAAGCGATAGTCAAAGAGGTGAATACGGCACTGATAGGATGGACAGGATACTTCCATTATCGCAATTGCAGCAGAGTCCTCAAGCAAGTAAGAGAACACGCTCAATTCCGGCTTCGGATACACCTGTACAGACGTCATAAAATCAGAGACAGGAAGACAGGGCTTAAGCGATACACAAACAGCATGTTATATGAGAGATATGGTCTTTACAAAGTGCCGACCACAGCGGTATGGAGATAGCGCATGCCTTATGGTGAAGGGCATCGGAAAGCCGTGTGCGGGAAAACCGCAAGCACGGTTTGATGAGGGAGGACTGGCGAAATAGCATGGTGAGGCTACTGAGGCACTGCCAGACGAAAGGGGCAGAAACAGATAGGCCAACCTAAACTATAGATAGCCAGTTCCCTACTCTACCCAGAATCCCCCATTGACAATGTGTAGCCTTCTGGCTACAATATGGTCATGATTGAAATTCGCAAGACTGAGATCTTCACCAAATGGCTTGATGGTTTGCATGATATTCGCGCACGCGCCCGGATTCTTGCCCGGATAGAAAGATTAGCGGCTGGAAATCCCGGGGATGTTAAAGCTTTAGGTGGAGGCGTTTCAGAGATGCGGATAGATTATGGTCCAGGTTATCGGGTATATTACATAAAGCACGGCCTAGAGGTGGTAATTTTACTGGCGGGTGGTGACAAGCATACCCAAACCAGAGATATCAAAACCGCCTTACGCTTAGCAAGGAATTTATGAGGAGGTGTATCATGGCAAAAACAATTACTTCCAGATACGATGTGGCAGAACATCTTCGCACACCAGAGGAAATGGCTGCTTATCTTGAAGCATGTCTTGAGGAAGCAACTGAAGATGCTGCATTTATTGCTAAAGCTTTGGGTGATATTGCACGGGCTAAGGGCATGTCACAAGTTGCGCGTGATGCAGGACTGTCTCGTGAAAGCCTTTACAAAGCGCTTTCAGGAGAACGAAGTCCTGGCTTTGACACAATATTAAAAGTTATAGCTGCACTCGGTTTGAAATTGCATGCAGAAGCAATTCACGTAAATAGCCAAAATACCCAACAAAACACTCTACCGGATACCGAGAAACGCGCCGAGGCGCTACGCGGCAATGTTCCTTGCCGGCGCCGGTGAGCTTGATCGTTAGGCCGCACAAAAAGATAGGGTAATTCCTGGGTAATTCCGGGTAGAGTAGGGAACTGGCTATCTATAGTTTAGGTTGGCCTATCTGTTTCTGCCCCTTTCGTCTGGCAGTGCCTCAGTAGCCTCACCATGCTATTTCGCCAGTCCTCCCTCATCAAACCGTGCTTGCGGTTTTCCCGCACACGGCTTTCCGATGCCCTTCACCATAAGGCATGCGCTATCTCCATACCGCTGTGGTCGGCACTTTGTAAAGACCATATCTCTCATATAACATGCTGTTTGTGTATCGCTTAAGCCCTGTCTTCCTGTCTCTGATTTTATGACGTCTGTACAGGTGTATCCGAAGCCGGAATTGAGCGTGTTCTCTTACTTGCTTGAGGACTCTGCTGCAATTGCGATAATGGAAGTATCCTGTCCATCCTATCAGTGCCGTATTCACCTCTTTGACTATCGCTTCAAACGGTAGAGGGGACCTGTTCCTGCTGGTAAGTGCCGTAATGTGGTCTTTTATCTTCTTGAGAGATTTCTTCGACGGCTGAACATGGGGATAACTCTTCCCCGTGCGCCAATTCTTCCTCTTTTGAAGTTCAAACCCAAGAAAGGTAAATCCCTCTTTCATGGCGTCTACTACACGGCTCTTTGCCTCGTTTAACGTCAGTCCCAGTTTGTCCAGCACCCGCTTTGTTATCGCCATTGGCTGTTCAGTTCCTTGCCTGCACAGTACGACAAAGTCATCGGCAAAGCGTACTAATCTGGCTCCGAGTTTCTTCTCCAGTCGATGTCTCTCCCATATCCTGTCCAGGAGGTGCAGGTAGAGATTGGCTAGTAACGGTGAGATTACTCCTCCTTGAGGTGTGCCTTTCCGGTTCCCTTTACCTCCGCCGATGTTCCTTTGTTTTCCGTCTCTGCCTTTTTCTATGACCGGAGCCTTGAGCCACGTCTTTATCAG from Candidatus Brocadia sp. includes these protein-coding regions:
- the ltrA gene encoding group II intron reverse transcriptase/maturase; amino-acid sequence: MLTTPEKIRILQRKLYRKAKQEPTYRFYALYDKVFRADILSHAYTLVRANKGSAGIDGVTFEAIEEREGVSAFLAELQEALRSKTYQASPVKRVMIPKTDGTERPLGIPTIRDRVAQMAVKLVIEPIFEADFCECSYGFRPKKSAHDAVDDVAYTLNKGYTEIIDADLSKYFDTIPHAKLMAVVAERISDGEILHLIKTWLKAPVIEKGRDGKQRNIGGGKGNRKGTPQGGVISPLLANLYLHLLDRIWERHRLEKKLGARLVRFADDFVVLCRQGTEQPMAITKRVLDKLGLTLNEAKSRVVDAMKEGFTFLGFELQKRKNWRTGKSYPHVQPSKKSLKKIKDHITALTSRNRSPLPFEAIVKEVNTALIGWTGYFHYRNCSRVLKQVREHAQFRLRIHLYRRHKIRDRKTGLKRYTNSMLYERYGLYKVPTTAVWR
- a CDS encoding putative addiction module antidote protein codes for the protein MAAYLEACLEEATEDAAFIAKALGDIARAKGMSQVARDAGLSRESLYKALSGERSPGFDTILKVIAALGLKLHAEAIHVNSQNTQQNTLPDTEKRAEALRGNVPCRRR
- the ltrA gene encoding group II intron reverse transcriptase/maturase, translating into MLTTPEKIRILQRKLYRKAKQEPTYRFYALYDKVFRADILSHAYTLVRANKGSAGIDGVTFEAIEEREGVSAFLAELQEALRSKTYQASPVKRVMIPKTDGTERPLGIPTIRDRVAQMAVKLVIEPIFEADFCECSYGFRPKKSAHDAVDDVAYTLNKGYTEIIDADLSKYFDTIPHAKLMAVVAERISDGEILHLIKTWLKAPVIEKGRDGKQRNIGGGKGNRKGTPQGGVISPLLANLYLHLLDRIWERHRLEKKLGARLVRFADDFVVLCRQGTEQPMAITKRVLDKLGLTLNEAKSRVVDAMKEGFTFLGFELQKRKNWRTGKSYPHVQPSKKSLKKIKDHITALTSRNRSPLPFEAIVKEVNTALIGWTGYFHYRNCSRVLKQVREHAQFRLRIHLYRRHKIRDRKTGLKRYTNSMLYERYGLYKVPTTAVWR
- a CDS encoding type II toxin-antitoxin system RelE/ParE family toxin, encoding MVMIEIRKTEIFTKWLDGLHDIRARARILARIERLAAGNPGDVKALGGGVSEMRIDYGPGYRVYYIKHGLEVVILLAGGDKHTQTRDIKTALRLARNL